In one window of Mytilus trossulus isolate FHL-02 chromosome 7, PNRI_Mtr1.1.1.hap1, whole genome shotgun sequence DNA:
- the LOC134726740 gene encoding uncharacterized protein LOC134726740 has translation MAAHSPLPVHSESIASCMAAHSPLSVHSESIASCMAAHSPLPIHSESIASCMAAHSPLPVHSESITSCMAAHSPLSVHSESIASCMAAHSPLPVHSESIASCMAAHSPLPVHSESIASCMAAHSPLPVHSESITSCMAAHSPLPVHSESITSCMAAHSPLSVHSESIASCMAAHSPLPVHSESIASCMAAHSPLSVHSESIASCMAAHSPLPVHSESIASCMAEHSPLPV, from the coding sequence ATGGCAGCACATAGTCCTCTACCAGTTCATTCTGAGAGTATAGCATCATGCATGGCAGCACATAGTCCACTTTCAGTTCATTCTGAGAGTATAGCATCATGCATGGCAGCACATAGTCCTCTACCAATTCATTCTGAGAGTATAGCATCATGCATGGCAGCACATAGTCCACTACCAGTTCATTCTGAGAGTATAACATCATGCATGGCAGCACATAGTCCACTATCAGTTCATTCTGAGAGTATAGCATCATGCATGGCAGCACATAGTCCACTACCAGTTCATTCTGAGAGTATAGCATCATGCATGGCAGCACATAGTCCTCTACCAGTTCATTCTGAGAGTATAGCATCATGCATGGCAGCACATAGTCCACTACCAGTTCATTCTGAGAGTATAACATCATGCATGGCAGCACATAGTCCACTACCAGTTCATTCTGAGAGTATAACATCATGCATGGCAGCACATAGTCCACTATCAGTTCATTCTGAGAGTATAGCATCATGCATGGCAGCACATAGTCCACTACCAGTTCATTCAGAGAGTATAGCATCATGCATGGCAGCACATAGTCCACTATCAGTTCATTCTGAGAGTATAGCATCATGCATGGCAGCACATAGTCCACTACCAGTTCATTCTGAGAGTATAGCATCATGCATGGCAGAACATAGTCCACTACCAGTCTGA